Proteins encoded within one genomic window of Sphingomonas cannabina:
- the kdpF gene encoding K(+)-transporting ATPase subunit F: MTVHLALAGLTALGLLLYLVVALVRPERF; the protein is encoded by the coding sequence ATGACCGTCCATCTCGCGCTCGCCGGGCTCACCGCCCTCGGCCTCCTCCTCTACCTCGTGGTCGCTCTCGTGCGGCCCGAGCGCTTCTGA
- the kdpA gene encoding potassium-transporting ATPase subunit KdpA: MTVHGWFLIALFVALVVAVAKPMGMWLFALYEGRRTPLHTVLSPVERGFYKLAGIDPAAEQSWRRYAVHMLLFNLMLLLFTYAVLRLQGVLPLNQQGLAGLSPHLAFNTATSFTTNTNWQSYGGESTMSNLSQMLGLTIHNFLSAATGIALAFALFRGFARRSATTIGNFWADCTRVTLYLLLPICIVYALFLIANGVPQTFAATIDATTLEGVKQTLLVGPVASQEAIKMLGTNGGGFFNANSAHPFENPNALTNLVQMLSIFAIGAGLTWTFGKAVGNTRQGWAILAAMLILFTAGASVVYWQEAVGNPVLHNLGVTGGNMEGKEVRFGIAASALFATVTTAASCGAVNAMHDSFTALGGLIPLFNMQLGEVVIGGVGAGIYGFLLFAILAVFVAGLMVGRTPEYVGKKIESREVKLAVLAIAVLPLVILGFTALSSVLPQGLAGPLNKGPHGFSEILYAFTSGVANNGSAFAGLTANTPYYNGLLGAAMWIGRFFIIVPMLAIAGSLAAKKHTPESAGSFPTTGPLWVGLLVGIVLIVGGLTFLPSLALGPIADHFAMIRGQLF, from the coding sequence ATGACCGTCCACGGCTGGTTCCTGATCGCTCTCTTCGTCGCGCTCGTCGTCGCCGTCGCCAAGCCGATGGGGATGTGGCTGTTCGCGCTGTACGAGGGCCGCCGCACGCCGCTCCACACCGTGCTCAGCCCGGTCGAGCGGGGCTTCTACAAGCTCGCCGGCATCGATCCCGCCGCGGAGCAGAGCTGGCGCCGCTACGCGGTGCATATGCTGCTCTTCAACCTGATGCTGCTGCTGTTCACCTATGCGGTGCTGCGGCTGCAAGGGGTGTTGCCGCTCAATCAGCAGGGGCTGGCCGGGCTGTCGCCGCATCTCGCGTTCAACACCGCGACGAGCTTCACCACCAACACCAACTGGCAGAGCTACGGCGGCGAATCGACGATGTCGAACCTCAGCCAGATGCTCGGCCTCACCATCCATAACTTCCTGTCGGCGGCGACCGGCATCGCGCTCGCTTTCGCGCTGTTCCGCGGCTTCGCCCGGCGCAGCGCCACGACGATCGGCAATTTCTGGGCCGACTGCACCCGCGTGACGCTCTACCTGCTGCTGCCGATCTGCATCGTCTACGCCCTGTTCCTGATCGCGAACGGCGTGCCGCAGACCTTTGCCGCCACCATCGACGCGACCACGCTCGAAGGCGTCAAGCAGACGCTGCTGGTCGGCCCCGTCGCCTCGCAGGAAGCGATCAAGATGCTCGGCACCAACGGCGGCGGCTTCTTCAACGCCAATTCGGCGCATCCGTTCGAGAACCCCAACGCACTCACCAACCTCGTCCAGATGCTGTCGATCTTCGCGATCGGCGCGGGCCTGACCTGGACGTTCGGCAAGGCGGTGGGTAACACCCGCCAGGGCTGGGCGATCCTTGCCGCGATGCTGATCCTGTTCACCGCCGGCGCGTCGGTGGTCTATTGGCAGGAAGCGGTCGGCAATCCCGTGCTGCACAACCTCGGCGTCACCGGCGGCAACATGGAGGGCAAGGAAGTCCGCTTCGGCATCGCCGCGAGCGCCCTGTTCGCCACCGTCACCACCGCCGCCTCATGCGGCGCGGTCAACGCGATGCACGACAGCTTCACCGCACTCGGCGGCCTCATCCCGCTGTTCAACATGCAGCTCGGGGAGGTCGTGATCGGTGGCGTCGGCGCCGGCATCTACGGCTTCCTGCTGTTCGCCATCCTCGCGGTGTTCGTCGCCGGGCTGATGGTCGGCCGCACGCCCGAATATGTCGGCAAGAAGATCGAGAGCCGCGAGGTCAAGCTGGCAGTGCTCGCGATCGCGGTGCTGCCGCTCGTCATCCTCGGCTTCACCGCGCTGTCGTCAGTGCTTCCGCAAGGGCTCGCCGGACCGCTCAACAAGGGGCCGCACGGCTTCTCGGAGATCCTTTACGCCTTCACCTCAGGCGTCGCGAACAACGGCTCGGCCTTCGCCGGGCTCACCGCCAACACGCCCTATTACAATGGGCTGCTCGGCGCCGCGATGTGGATCGGCCGCTTCTTCATCATCGTGCCGATGCTCGCCATCGCGGGCAGCCTGGCGGCAAAGAAGCACACGCCCGAATCCGCCGGATCGTTCCCGACCACCGGACCGCTCTGGGTGGGCCTGCTCGTCGGCATCGTGCTGATCGTCGGCGGCCTCACCTTCCTCCCCAGCCTCGCGCTCGGACCTATCGCCGATCACTTCGCGATGATCCGCGGCCAGCTCTTCTGA
- the kdpB gene encoding potassium-transporting ATPase subunit KdpB yields the protein MSTAPTSMFSASLVVPAIGDAFRKLSPRELIRNPVLFTTAVVALLLTVLLVIGGEKLPFGFQAQLIVWLWLTVLFGTFAEALAEGRGRAQAASLRATKSELQAKRLTGAGETWEMVGAALLRRGETVLVETGDLIPADGEVIEGVASVNESAITGESAPVIREAGGDRSAVTAGTRVISDRIKVRVTQEPGQGFLDRMIALVEGAERQKTPNEIALTILLVGLTIIFLIAVATIPSFTSYAGGQVPVAILAALLITLIPTTIAALLSAIGIAGMDRLVRFNVLAKSGRAVEAAGDIDVLLLDKTGTITIGDRQASVFRPLTGVDTAVLADAAMLASLADETPEGRSIVTLARERHAIPVRTLPADATVIPFTAQTRLSGVQIDGTLIHKGAVDSILKAVPALANTPQAAELKRVTDEIARAGATPLAVVKDGHLLGAIALKDVVKAGVRERFAELRRMGIRTVMITGDNPLTAAAIAAEAGVDDFLAEATPEDKLALIRKEQQGGRLVAMCGDGTNDAPALAQSDVGVAMNTGTQAAREAGNMVDLDSDPTKLIEIVGLGKQLLMTRGALTTFSVANDVAKYFAIIPAMFIALYPGLGVLNVMGLASPQSAILSAIIFNALIIPLLVPLALKGVKYRAIGAGPLLARNLAIYGLGGLLAPFVGIKLIDLLVAGLHLA from the coding sequence ATGTCCACCGCACCCACTTCGATGTTCTCGGCAAGCCTGGTTGTCCCGGCGATCGGCGATGCCTTCAGGAAGCTCTCCCCGCGCGAGCTGATCCGCAACCCGGTGCTGTTCACCACTGCCGTCGTCGCGCTGCTGCTCACCGTCCTGCTCGTGATCGGCGGTGAGAAGCTGCCGTTCGGTTTCCAGGCGCAGCTGATCGTCTGGCTGTGGCTGACGGTGCTGTTCGGCACCTTCGCCGAGGCACTGGCGGAAGGCCGCGGCCGTGCCCAGGCGGCCTCGCTGCGCGCCACCAAGTCGGAGCTCCAGGCCAAGCGCCTGACCGGCGCCGGCGAAACCTGGGAAATGGTCGGTGCCGCCCTGCTCCGCCGCGGCGAAACGGTGCTGGTCGAGACCGGCGACCTCATCCCCGCCGACGGCGAGGTGATCGAGGGCGTCGCCTCGGTTAACGAGTCCGCGATCACCGGCGAAAGCGCGCCCGTGATCCGCGAGGCGGGCGGCGACCGTTCGGCGGTGACGGCGGGCACCCGCGTCATCTCCGACCGGATCAAGGTGCGGGTGACGCAGGAACCCGGCCAAGGCTTCCTCGACCGCATGATCGCACTCGTCGAGGGCGCCGAGCGGCAGAAGACACCGAACGAGATCGCGCTGACCATCCTGCTGGTCGGGCTCACCATCATCTTCCTGATCGCGGTCGCGACCATTCCGAGCTTCACCAGCTATGCCGGCGGCCAGGTACCGGTGGCGATCCTGGCGGCGCTGCTGATCACGCTGATCCCGACCACCATCGCGGCACTGCTCTCCGCGATCGGCATCGCGGGCATGGACCGGCTCGTCCGCTTCAACGTGCTCGCCAAGTCGGGGCGCGCGGTCGAAGCGGCCGGCGACATCGACGTGCTGCTGCTCGACAAGACCGGCACCATCACGATCGGCGACCGTCAGGCGAGCGTGTTCCGCCCGCTCACCGGCGTCGACACCGCGGTGCTGGCCGACGCGGCGATGCTCGCCAGCCTCGCCGACGAGACGCCCGAAGGCCGCTCGATCGTCACCCTCGCGCGCGAACGCCATGCGATCCCCGTCCGCACGCTGCCCGCCGATGCGACGGTGATCCCCTTCACCGCCCAGACCCGCCTGTCCGGCGTGCAGATCGACGGCACGCTGATCCACAAGGGCGCGGTCGACTCCATCCTGAAGGCGGTGCCGGCGCTGGCCAACACCCCGCAGGCAGCCGAGCTCAAGCGCGTCACCGACGAGATCGCCCGCGCCGGCGCCACGCCGCTCGCGGTGGTCAAGGATGGCCATCTCCTCGGCGCGATCGCGCTGAAGGACGTGGTCAAGGCCGGCGTACGCGAGCGGTTCGCAGAGCTGCGCCGGATGGGCATCCGCACGGTGATGATCACCGGCGACAACCCGCTCACCGCCGCCGCGATCGCCGCGGAGGCCGGGGTCGACGACTTTCTCGCCGAGGCGACGCCGGAGGACAAGCTCGCCCTGATCCGCAAGGAGCAGCAGGGCGGCCGCCTCGTCGCGATGTGCGGCGACGGCACCAACGACGCCCCCGCCCTCGCCCAGTCGGACGTCGGCGTGGCGATGAACACCGGCACCCAGGCCGCGCGCGAGGCCGGCAACATGGTCGACCTCGACAGCGATCCGACCAAGCTCATCGAGATCGTCGGCCTGGGCAAGCAGCTGCTGATGACGCGCGGCGCGCTCACCACATTCTCGGTGGCCAACGACGTCGCCAAATACTTCGCGATCATCCCGGCGATGTTCATCGCGCTCTATCCGGGGCTCGGGGTGCTCAACGTGATGGGGCTGGCCAGCCCGCAGTCGGCGATCCTCTCCGCGATCATCTTCAACGCGCTGATCATCCCGCTGCTGGTGCCGCTGGCGCTTAAGGGCGTGAAGTATCGCGCGATCGGCGCCGGCCCGCTGCTCGCCCGCAACCTCGCCATCTACGGCCTCGGCGGCCTGCTCGCCCCGTTCGTCGGCATCAAGCTGATCGACCTGCTCGTTGCCGGCCTCCACCTCGCCTGA